A window from Citrobacter amalonaticus encodes these proteins:
- the ttcA gene encoding tRNA 2-thiocytidine(32) synthetase TtcA yields the protein MLENQQATKKEQYNLNKLQKRLRRNVGEAIADFNMIEDGDRIMVCLSGGKDSYTMLEILRNLQQSAPISFSLVAVNLDQKQPGFPEHILPEYLEQLGVEYKIVEENTYGIVKDKIPEGKTTCSLCSRLRRGILYRTATELGATKIALGHHRDDILQTLFLNMFYGGKMKGMPPKLMSDDGKHIVIRPLAYCREKDIERFAEAKGFPIIPCNLCGSQPNLQRQVIADMLRDWDKRYPGRIETMFSAMQNVVPSHLSDINLFDFKGIKHGSDVIDGGDLAFDREEIPLQPAGWQPEEDDNQLDELRLNVVEVK from the coding sequence ATGTTAGAAAATCAACAAGCGACGAAGAAAGAACAGTACAACCTGAATAAATTGCAGAAACGTCTGCGCCGTAACGTCGGCGAAGCGATTGCCGATTTCAATATGATTGAAGATGGCGACCGGATCATGGTCTGCCTGTCCGGTGGTAAAGACAGCTACACCATGCTGGAAATTTTGCGCAATCTACAGCAAAGCGCCCCGATTAGCTTTTCGCTGGTTGCCGTTAACCTGGATCAGAAACAACCCGGTTTCCCTGAACACATTCTGCCTGAGTATCTTGAGCAACTGGGCGTTGAGTACAAAATAGTTGAAGAGAACACGTATGGGATCGTGAAAGATAAGATCCCGGAAGGCAAAACCACCTGCTCTCTTTGTTCACGCCTGCGTCGCGGTATTCTGTATCGCACGGCGACGGAACTGGGTGCGACTAAAATTGCGCTGGGTCACCATCGCGACGACATTCTGCAAACCCTGTTCCTGAATATGTTCTACGGCGGGAAAATGAAAGGGATGCCGCCGAAACTGATGAGCGATGATGGTAAACATATCGTGATCCGCCCACTGGCTTACTGCCGTGAGAAGGATATCGAACGCTTTGCTGAAGCCAAAGGCTTCCCGATCATCCCTTGCAACCTGTGCGGTTCGCAACCAAACCTGCAACGTCAGGTGATTGCCGATATGCTGCGTGACTGGGATAAGCGTTATCCAGGCCGTATTGAAACCATGTTCAGCGCCATGCAGAACGTGGTGCCTTCACACCTGAGCGACATTAACCTGTTCGACTTCAAAGGGATTAAGCACGGTTCTGACGTTATTGATGGCGGCGATCTGGCATTTGATCGTGAAGAGATCCCGCTCCAGCCTGCAGGCTGGCAACCGGAAGAAGACGATAATCAGCTTGATGAACTTCGCCTGAACGTTGTCGAAGTGAAGTAA
- the ompC gene encoding porin OmpC yields MKRKVLALVIPALLAAGAAHAAEVYNKDGNKLDLYGKVDGLHYFSDNANSDGDQTYVRMGFKGETQINDQLTGYGQWEYQVNANTTEGDHGNSFTRLAFAGLKFGEYGSFDYGRNYGVMYDVEGWTDMLPEFGGDSYTYSDNFMVGRTNGVATYRNTDFFGLVNGLNFALQYQGANEDQITNEQEGTGNGGDRTVQNSNGDGFGISSTYDFGMGVSFGAAYTTSDRTNEQVNAGGRVAGGDKADAWTAGLKYDANNIYLATMYSETRNMTPYGDDGVANKTQNFEVTAQYQFDFGLRPAVSFLMSKGKDLTGQGNDDSKDLVKYADVGATYYFNKNMSTYVDYKINLLDNDDNFYSRNNINTDDVVALGMVYQF; encoded by the coding sequence ATGAAAAGAAAAGTACTGGCCCTTGTCATCCCTGCCCTGTTAGCAGCAGGCGCAGCACATGCTGCTGAAGTTTATAATAAAGACGGCAACAAATTAGATCTTTATGGCAAAGTTGATGGTCTGCATTATTTCTCTGATAATGCCAACAGTGATGGCGATCAAACTTATGTTCGTATGGGCTTTAAAGGTGAAACACAAATTAATGATCAACTGACCGGTTACGGTCAGTGGGAATATCAGGTTAACGCCAACACTACCGAAGGCGACCACGGCAACAGCTTCACGCGTCTTGCTTTTGCTGGCCTGAAATTTGGTGAATACGGTTCATTCGACTACGGTCGTAACTACGGCGTGATGTATGACGTGGAAGGCTGGACCGATATGCTGCCTGAATTCGGCGGCGACTCCTACACCTATTCCGATAACTTTATGGTAGGTCGCACCAACGGTGTTGCCACTTACCGTAACACGGACTTCTTCGGTCTGGTAAACGGTCTGAACTTCGCACTGCAGTATCAGGGTGCCAACGAAGATCAAATCACCAATGAGCAGGAAGGTACTGGCAACGGCGGCGATCGTACTGTCCAGAACTCCAACGGCGACGGTTTCGGTATCTCGTCGACCTATGACTTCGGAATGGGCGTTAGCTTCGGTGCAGCCTACACCACCTCCGACCGTACCAACGAGCAAGTCAATGCGGGTGGCCGCGTCGCGGGTGGCGATAAGGCAGATGCCTGGACAGCGGGTCTGAAATATGACGCCAACAACATTTATCTGGCTACCATGTACTCTGAAACCCGTAACATGACCCCGTACGGTGATGACGGCGTAGCAAACAAAACCCAGAACTTTGAAGTGACGGCGCAATACCAGTTCGACTTCGGTCTGCGTCCGGCGGTGTCCTTCCTGATGTCAAAAGGTAAAGATCTGACCGGTCAGGGCAATGACGACAGCAAAGATCTGGTGAAATACGCGGATGTTGGCGCGACTTACTACTTCAACAAAAACATGTCCACCTACGTTGATTATAAAATCAACCTGCTGGATAACGACGACAACTTCTATTCTCGTAACAATATTAATACCGATGACGTCGTCGCACTCGGTATGGTCTATCAGTTCTAA
- a CDS encoding SDR family oxidoreductase, producing the protein MADQNNQKQITNKTHSEHFPAPPFPHQKQPFPGLASKMQPRPDHGEESYQGSGRLNGKKVLITGGDSGIGRAVAIAYAREGADVAINYLPDEEEDAREVVELIQKAGRNVAAIPGDIRDETFCQTLVNQAVDALGGLDILVNNAGRQQFCESIDDLTTEAFDATFKTNVYATFWITKAALRHLSSGSVIINTTSVQAYEPSDILLDYAQTKAAIAVFTKSLAKQLAPKGIRVNAVAPGPYWTVLQCCGGQPQEKIEKFGAQSPLGRPGQPAEIAPLYVTLAAPENSYTSGQVWCSDGGTGTL; encoded by the coding sequence ATGGCTGACCAGAATAATCAAAAGCAGATCACCAATAAAACGCATTCTGAGCATTTTCCGGCTCCGCCATTTCCGCACCAAAAACAACCTTTTCCAGGACTTGCCAGTAAAATGCAGCCTCGTCCCGATCATGGCGAAGAGAGCTATCAAGGGAGCGGCAGGCTTAATGGCAAGAAAGTCTTAATCACTGGGGGCGATTCCGGTATTGGTCGCGCGGTGGCGATTGCTTATGCGCGGGAAGGTGCCGATGTGGCAATTAATTATTTACCTGATGAAGAAGAAGATGCCCGTGAAGTGGTTGAACTGATTCAAAAAGCAGGCAGGAACGTGGCCGCGATTCCGGGTGATATCCGCGATGAAACCTTCTGCCAGACGCTGGTTAACCAGGCGGTAGATGCGTTAGGCGGGCTGGATATCCTGGTGAATAACGCGGGGCGCCAGCAATTCTGTGAGTCAATTGACGATCTCACTACCGAAGCGTTTGATGCCACGTTCAAGACCAATGTTTACGCGACATTCTGGATTACGAAGGCTGCACTTCGTCATCTCTCATCGGGCAGTGTGATCATTAACACCACCTCAGTCCAGGCGTACGAACCGAGCGATATCCTGTTGGATTATGCGCAAACCAAAGCGGCGATCGCCGTCTTCACCAAATCGCTGGCGAAACAACTGGCGCCGAAGGGGATTCGGGTTAACGCCGTCGCGCCGGGTCCCTACTGGACGGTGTTGCAGTGCTGCGGAGGTCAGCCACAGGAAAAAATCGAGAAATTTGGCGCGCAGTCCCCGCTTGGTCGACCCGGTCAACCGGCGGAGATCGCACCGCTGTATGTCACGCTGGCGGCACCAGAGAACAGCTACACGTCCGGTCAGGTCTGGTGTTCAGACGGTGGCACCGGGACCTTATAA
- a CDS encoding 2-oxo-tetronate isomerase: MNEAAYNEAKTTGELTKQLANMFIDRGLSLTTAESCTGGNLATALCAESDTAAFYDIGVITFSDRAKQTLLGVQASTLEKYTAVSEQTVKEMSTGIRERAGTDISIAISGYAGPDGGEDGTPAGTVWFAWNLRGEIVTKRELFSGECQDVIEKAVRFSLAVLLEEISAWEGR; this comes from the coding sequence ATGAATGAAGCAGCCTATAACGAAGCGAAAACCACCGGCGAACTCACGAAACAGCTAGCCAATATGTTCATTGACCGAGGATTATCGTTAACCACCGCTGAGTCCTGCACCGGCGGTAATCTGGCGACGGCACTCTGTGCGGAATCCGATACCGCCGCCTTTTATGATATTGGCGTTATTACCTTTAGTGACAGGGCGAAGCAGACACTGCTCGGCGTACAGGCCAGTACGCTGGAAAAATATACCGCAGTGAGTGAACAGACGGTCAAAGAGATGTCCACGGGCATACGCGAGCGTGCCGGGACCGATATCAGCATTGCCATCAGTGGGTACGCCGGTCCGGACGGTGGGGAAGACGGAACGCCCGCCGGAACGGTCTGGTTTGCGTGGAATCTCCGCGGCGAGATTGTCACAAAGCGCGAGCTTTTTTCTGGTGAGTGTCAGGATGTTATCGAAAAAGCAGTCCGTTTCAGCCTTGCAGTACTCCTGGAAGAGATCTCTGCCTGGGAGGGGCGTTGA
- a CDS encoding zinc-dependent alcohol dehydrogenase: MKALTYHGPHHVSVDSVPDPGLEAPDDIILRVTATAICGSDLHLYRGKIPGTHHGDIFGHEFMGEVVETGPEVTAVSKGDRVVIPFVIACGECFFCHLHQYAACENTNSGKGAALNRKNITPPAALFGYSDLYGGIPGGQAEFVRVPKANAGPFKVPDTLPDEKVLFLSDILPTAWQAVKNADIRQGSSVAIFGAGPVGLLCAACARLNGAEHIFIIDHNDYRLEFAHQRYGAIPINFDKNDDPAEWIIDNTPGHRGVDAVIDAVGFEAKGSLTETVLSTLKIEGSSGKALRQCIAAVRRGGVVSVPGVYAGFIHGFMFGDAFDKGLTFKMGQTHVHAYLPDLLSLIEQGLLTPEEIVTHHMPLEEAARGYEIFEKREEACRKVILVPGLTQEKATV, from the coding sequence ATGAAAGCACTCACTTATCATGGCCCGCATCACGTTAGCGTTGATTCTGTGCCCGATCCGGGCCTTGAGGCGCCGGACGATATTATTCTTCGCGTGACCGCCACCGCCATTTGCGGATCGGATTTGCATCTTTACCGCGGCAAAATCCCTGGTACGCATCATGGCGATATTTTTGGTCATGAGTTTATGGGCGAAGTGGTGGAGACCGGTCCGGAGGTGACGGCAGTCAGTAAAGGCGATCGGGTGGTGATACCTTTTGTCATCGCCTGTGGTGAGTGCTTTTTCTGTCATCTGCATCAATATGCCGCCTGCGAAAATACCAACAGCGGTAAAGGTGCAGCCCTGAACCGTAAAAACATCACGCCGCCCGCCGCGCTGTTTGGCTACAGCGATCTCTACGGCGGGATCCCCGGCGGGCAGGCAGAATTTGTCCGCGTCCCGAAGGCGAATGCCGGCCCCTTCAAAGTGCCGGATACATTGCCGGATGAAAAGGTGCTTTTTCTGTCAGATATTTTGCCAACAGCGTGGCAAGCGGTGAAGAATGCCGACATCAGGCAGGGTTCAAGCGTGGCTATCTTTGGCGCGGGCCCGGTGGGTTTACTCTGCGCCGCCTGTGCCCGGCTGAACGGTGCGGAGCATATTTTTATCATTGATCATAACGACTACCGGCTCGAGTTTGCGCATCAGCGTTACGGCGCGATCCCGATTAATTTTGATAAAAACGACGATCCGGCAGAATGGATCATTGATAACACGCCCGGACATCGCGGTGTGGATGCGGTGATTGATGCTGTCGGTTTTGAGGCGAAGGGCAGTCTGACAGAAACCGTACTGAGCACGTTGAAAATTGAAGGCAGCAGCGGTAAAGCGCTCCGGCAATGTATCGCCGCTGTGCGCCGTGGTGGGGTCGTCAGCGTCCCTGGCGTGTATGCCGGTTTTATTCATGGATTCATGTTTGGTGATGCCTTTGACAAAGGACTGACCTTCAAAATGGGTCAGACCCACGTGCATGCTTATCTACCGGATCTGCTTAGTCTCATTGAACAGGGGCTACTGACACCGGAAGAAATCGTGACTCACCATATGCCACTCGAAGAGGCCGCGCGGGGTTACGAAATATTTGAAAAGCGTGAAGAGGCGTGTCGAAAAGTGATTCTGGTGCCTGGTCTGACGCAAGAAAAGGCCACCGTCTGA
- the dbpA gene encoding ATP-dependent RNA helicase DbpA, translating into MTAFATLNVLPAAQLENLNELGYLSMTPVQAAALPAILAGQDVRVQAKTGSGKTAAFGLGLLQHIDATLFQTQSLVLCPTRELADQVAAELRRLARFLPNTKILTLCGGQPFGAQRDSLQHAPHIIVATPGRLLDHLQKGTVSLDALTTLVMDEADRMLDMGFSEAIDEVIRFAPASRQTLLFSATWPEAIAAISGRVQRNPLAIEIDTVDALPAVEQQFFETSAHGKIPLLQTLLSQHQPASCVVFCNTKKDCQAVCDALNEAGQSALALHGDLEQRDRDQTLVRFANGSARVLVATDVAARGLDIKSLELVVNFELAWDPEVHVHRIGRTARAGNSGLAISFCAPEEAQRANILSEMLQIRLNWVPAPTQRSIAPLVAEMATLCIDGGKKAKMRPGDVLGALTGDMGLDGADIGKITVHPAHVYVAVRQSVAHKAWKQLQNGKIKGKTCRVRLLK; encoded by the coding sequence GTGACTGCTTTTGCTACCCTGAATGTATTACCCGCCGCCCAGCTCGAGAATCTGAACGAGTTGGGGTATCTGTCCATGACCCCCGTCCAGGCGGCGGCGCTGCCAGCGATCCTTGCCGGGCAGGATGTGCGGGTGCAGGCAAAAACTGGCAGCGGTAAAACGGCAGCATTTGGTCTCGGTTTGTTACAGCATATTGATGCCACTCTGTTTCAGACGCAGTCGCTGGTTCTGTGCCCGACGCGCGAACTGGCGGATCAGGTGGCCGCTGAACTACGTCGTCTGGCGCGTTTCTTACCGAATACCAAAATCCTGACGCTTTGCGGTGGTCAACCCTTCGGAGCACAGCGCGATTCTCTTCAGCACGCGCCGCATATTATCGTCGCCACGCCTGGTCGTTTGCTCGACCATTTGCAAAAGGGCACCGTTTCGCTGGACGCGTTGACCACGCTGGTGATGGATGAAGCAGACCGGATGCTGGATATGGGATTCAGTGAGGCAATCGACGAGGTGATCCGTTTCGCGCCCGCGTCGCGTCAGACGCTATTGTTTTCGGCCACCTGGCCGGAAGCGATTGCCGCAATCAGCGGTCGCGTGCAGCGAAATCCGCTCGCTATCGAAATTGACACGGTGGATGCGCTCCCCGCCGTCGAACAGCAATTCTTTGAAACCTCTGCGCACGGTAAGATACCGCTGTTGCAAACGTTGCTCAGTCAGCATCAGCCGGCTTCCTGCGTGGTGTTCTGTAATACTAAAAAGGATTGTCAGGCGGTGTGCGATGCGCTCAATGAGGCCGGGCAAAGCGCGCTGGCGCTTCATGGCGATCTGGAACAGCGAGACCGCGATCAGACGCTGGTGCGTTTTGCCAACGGCAGCGCGCGGGTGCTGGTGGCGACGGATGTTGCGGCCCGCGGGCTTGATATCAAATCGCTGGAGCTGGTGGTGAATTTCGAACTGGCGTGGGATCCGGAGGTGCACGTCCACCGGATTGGCCGTACCGCGCGCGCCGGGAACAGCGGTCTGGCTATCAGTTTTTGTGCTCCGGAAGAGGCGCAGCGGGCGAATATTCTCTCTGAAATGCTGCAGATCCGCCTTAACTGGGTCCCTGCGCCAACGCAACGCAGCATCGCGCCGCTGGTCGCCGAAATGGCGACATTGTGTATCGACGGTGGCAAGAAAGCCAAAATGCGACCAGGCGATGTGCTGGGGGCGTTAACTGGAGATATGGGTCTGGATGGCGCGGACATTGGCAAAATTACCGTGCATCCGGCGCATGTCTATGTGGCGGTCCGTCAGTCGGTCGCGCATAAGGCATGGAAACAACTGCAGAATGGGAAGATTAAAGGTAAAACCTGTCGGGTGCGTTTACTGAAATAA
- the cydB gene encoding cytochrome d ubiquinol oxidase subunit II — translation MGIDITVMWFVIIIFATLMYIVMDGFDLGIGMLFSVVHDAGERDVMVNSVAPVWDGNETWLVLGGAGLFGAFPLAYAVITDALAIPLTMMLIGLIFRGVAFEFRFKATPSHRPFWDYAFAGGSLLATFSQGIVVGAVINGFEVTERRFAGSALDWLTPFNLFCGVGLIVAYLLLGTSWLIMKSEGSLQARMRVLTRKVLLALLGVIAVVSVWTPLGWPAIAERWFTLPNFFWFVPVPILVLVLSLWIWRLSAEMNSHARPFILTLGLIFLGFSGLGISLWPHIIPPHITLWEAAAPPASQRFMLVGTLLIIPVILMYTAWSYFVFRGKVSGGEGYH, via the coding sequence ATGGGTATCGATATCACCGTAATGTGGTTTGTCATCATTATCTTTGCCACCCTGATGTACATCGTGATGGATGGTTTCGATCTGGGCATTGGGATGTTGTTCAGCGTGGTTCACGACGCTGGTGAGCGTGACGTGATGGTAAACAGCGTGGCACCCGTCTGGGACGGTAATGAGACCTGGCTGGTGCTCGGCGGCGCGGGCCTTTTTGGCGCGTTCCCGCTGGCCTATGCGGTGATCACCGACGCACTGGCGATTCCGCTGACAATGATGCTCATCGGTCTGATTTTTCGTGGCGTGGCCTTTGAGTTTCGTTTTAAGGCGACCCCTTCCCACCGACCATTCTGGGATTACGCCTTTGCCGGCGGTTCGCTGCTCGCGACATTCAGCCAGGGCATTGTGGTGGGCGCGGTGATTAACGGCTTCGAGGTGACAGAACGCCGTTTTGCGGGTTCAGCACTGGACTGGCTCACCCCCTTCAACCTCTTTTGCGGCGTCGGCCTGATCGTCGCCTATCTGCTGCTCGGCACCAGTTGGCTGATTATGAAAAGCGAGGGTTCGCTGCAAGCGCGAATGCGCGTTCTGACCCGTAAAGTCCTCCTCGCCCTGTTGGGGGTTATTGCGGTGGTGAGCGTCTGGACGCCGCTCGGCTGGCCCGCTATCGCCGAACGGTGGTTTACCCTGCCCAATTTCTTCTGGTTTGTCCCGGTGCCCATTCTTGTACTGGTATTGAGCCTGTGGATTTGGCGACTGAGCGCAGAGATGAACAGCCATGCGCGACCCTTTATTCTGACGCTGGGTTTGATTTTCCTCGGCTTCAGCGGGCTGGGCATCAGCTTATGGCCGCATATTATCCCACCGCATATCACGCTGTGGGAGGCGGCAGCACCGCCTGCCAGCCAACGGTTTATGCTGGTGGGAACCCTGCTGATTATCCCGGTCATTTTGATGTACACCGCCTGGAGCTACTTTGTTTTCCGTGGCAAGGTTTCCGGGGGTGAAGGCTATCATTGA
- a CDS encoding KTSC domain-containing protein, protein MNHQPVKSSRIASVGYDEKSSTLEIRFYQTGVLQYRGVPAHIYRNFLSVVSKGRFYDGVIKGKYPEIKSK, encoded by the coding sequence ATGAACCATCAGCCTGTAAAATCATCACGAATTGCCTCCGTCGGCTATGACGAGAAATCCTCAACGCTGGAAATCCGTTTCTACCAGACCGGTGTTCTGCAATATCGCGGTGTTCCTGCGCATATATACCGAAATTTTCTTTCTGTGGTCTCAAAAGGCCGATTTTATGACGGCGTTATTAAGGGAAAGTACCCGGAAATCAAAAGCAAATAA
- a CDS encoding general stress protein, with amino-acid sequence MAEHRGGSGNFAEDRDKASEAGKKGGQHSGGNFKNDPQRASEAGKKGGQNSHSGGRKSDNS; translated from the coding sequence ATGGCAGAGCATCGTGGTGGTTCCGGTAATTTCGCAGAAGACCGTGATAAAGCATCTGAAGCGGGTAAAAAAGGCGGTCAGCACAGCGGCGGGAACTTCAAAAACGATCCGCAGCGTGCATCCGAAGCAGGGAAAAAAGGCGGTCAGAACAGCCATAGTGGCGGACGTAAGTCTGATAACTCCTGA
- a CDS encoding cytochrome ubiquinol oxidase subunit I — MPELDAFHLARFQFAFTVSFHILFPAITIGLASYLVVLEGMWLRTHNNLWRSLYNFWLKIFAVNFGMGVVSGLVMAYQFGTNWSGFSQFAGSITGPLLLYEVLTAFFLEAGFLGVMLFGWNRVSPALHFFTTCMVALGTLMSTFWILASNSWMQTPQGFSIENGHVIPQDWMAIIFNPSFPYRLFHMSIAAFLSSAMFVGASAAWHLLRGNDTPAIRKMFSMAMWMALIVAPIQAVVGDMHGLNTLEHQPVKIAAIEGHWENTPGEATPLLLLGMPDMEEERTKYGLEIPALGSLILTHSLDKQVPALKDYPKEDRPNSPVVFWSFRIMVGIGLLMIALGLCSVWLRWRQRLYQSRPFLWFALGMGPAGLLALLAGWVTTEAGRQPWVIYGFLRTRDAVSLHSTMQMVISLLVFIIVYCAVFGVGYYYIFRLIRKGPQPVSELTSQTDGTPARPLSAAEPVTDEEEKV; from the coding sequence GTGCCTGAACTTGATGCTTTTCATCTGGCCCGTTTTCAGTTCGCCTTCACTGTCTCTTTTCACATTCTTTTCCCGGCGATTACCATCGGGCTGGCCAGCTATCTGGTGGTACTGGAAGGAATGTGGCTGCGCACGCACAACAACCTCTGGCGTTCGCTTTACAACTTCTGGCTAAAAATCTTTGCCGTCAATTTTGGCATGGGCGTCGTTTCCGGTCTGGTGATGGCCTACCAGTTCGGCACAAACTGGAGCGGATTTTCCCAGTTTGCCGGCAGTATTACCGGCCCACTGCTGCTTTACGAAGTGCTCACCGCCTTCTTCCTGGAGGCGGGTTTTCTGGGCGTGATGCTGTTTGGCTGGAACAGAGTTTCTCCAGCGCTGCATTTTTTCACCACCTGCATGGTGGCACTGGGAACGCTGATGTCCACTTTCTGGATCCTCGCGTCAAACAGCTGGATGCAGACGCCGCAAGGTTTCAGCATTGAAAACGGTCACGTGATCCCGCAGGACTGGATGGCGATCATTTTCAACCCCTCCTTTCCGTATCGTCTGTTCCATATGTCGATCGCCGCCTTCCTGAGTAGCGCGATGTTTGTGGGAGCCTCTGCCGCCTGGCATTTACTTCGCGGCAACGACACGCCGGCCATCCGCAAAATGTTTTCCATGGCGATGTGGATGGCGTTAATCGTCGCGCCGATTCAGGCGGTGGTCGGCGATATGCACGGTCTCAATACCCTTGAGCATCAGCCGGTAAAAATCGCCGCTATCGAAGGCCACTGGGAAAACACACCCGGCGAGGCTACGCCGCTCTTGCTGTTGGGGATGCCGGACATGGAAGAGGAGCGCACAAAATACGGTCTGGAGATCCCGGCGCTGGGTAGTCTGATCCTGACCCACAGTCTGGATAAACAGGTTCCTGCGCTGAAGGATTATCCCAAAGAAGATCGCCCTAACTCCCCTGTTGTCTTCTGGTCGTTTCGTATCATGGTGGGCATAGGTTTACTCATGATTGCGCTGGGTCTCTGTAGCGTCTGGCTGCGCTGGCGCCAGCGCCTGTATCAGTCTCGCCCGTTCCTGTGGTTTGCGCTGGGAATGGGCCCTGCCGGACTACTGGCGCTGTTAGCGGGTTGGGTCACGACGGAAGCAGGACGTCAACCGTGGGTGATCTACGGATTCTTACGCACCCGCGATGCGGTGTCATTACACAGCACGATGCAAATGGTCATCAGCTTGCTGGTCTTTATCATCGTCTACTGTGCTGTTTTTGGCGTGGGCTATTACTACATTTTCAGGCTCATTCGCAAAGGTCCGCAACCTGTCAGTGAACTGACGTCACAAACGGATGGCACCCCGGCTCGCCCCCTCTCGGCGGCAGAACCGGTGACGGATGAAGAGGAGAAGGTGTAA
- the uspF gene encoding universal stress protein UspF, with amino-acid sequence MNRTILVPIDISDSELTQRVINHVEAEAKIDDAQVHFLTVIPSLPYYSALGLAYSAELPAMDDLKAEAKSQLEEIIKKFTIPSDRVQIHVVEGSPKDKILEMAKTLPADMVIIASHRPDITTYLLGSNAAAVVRHAECSVLVVR; translated from the coding sequence ATGAACAGAACAATTCTTGTACCTATCGATATTTCAGACTCAGAATTAACTCAACGTGTGATTAATCATGTCGAAGCCGAGGCGAAAATTGACGATGCTCAGGTTCATTTCCTGACCGTCATTCCGTCTCTGCCTTACTATTCTGCACTGGGCCTGGCCTACTCTGCGGAGTTGCCTGCCATGGACGATCTGAAAGCCGAAGCGAAATCTCAACTGGAAGAGATTATCAAGAAGTTCACTATCCCGTCGGACAGAGTGCAGATCCATGTCGTTGAAGGCTCGCCAAAAGATAAGATTCTGGAAATGGCGAAAACACTGCCTGCGGATATGGTGATTATCGCATCCCACCGTCCGGACATTACCACCTATCTGTTAGGGTCGAACGCCGCTGCCGTGGTACGCCATGCAGAGTGTTCCGTTCTGGTCGTACGCTAG
- a CDS encoding ferritin-like domain-containing protein, translating to MNMKTLEDVFIHLLSDTYSAEKQLTRGLAKLARAASDEKLSAAFNAHLEETQGQIARIDQIIEQEPKIKIKRMKCAAMEGLIEEANEVIESTEKNEVRDAALIAAAQKVEHYEIASYGTLATLAEQLGYPAAVKLLAQTLEEEKETDLKLTDLAVGNINKSAEKR from the coding sequence ATGAATATGAAAACGCTCGAGGATGTTTTCATCCATTTACTTTCAGACACCTATAGCGCGGAAAAACAATTAACCCGTGGTCTGGCGAAACTGGCCCGCGCGGCCTCTGACGAAAAACTCAGCGCCGCGTTTAATGCGCACCTGGAAGAAACTCAAGGGCAAATTGCGCGTATAGACCAGATAATCGAACAGGAACCGAAGATTAAGATTAAACGCATGAAATGCGCAGCGATGGAAGGCTTAATTGAAGAAGCCAATGAAGTCATCGAAAGTACAGAAAAAAATGAAGTTCGCGATGCTGCATTAATTGCGGCCGCCCAAAAAGTTGAGCACTATGAAATTGCCAGTTACGGCACGCTGGCAACCCTCGCCGAACAGTTGGGCTATCCCGCCGCGGTAAAACTTCTGGCGCAAACGCTTGAAGAAGAAAAAGAAACCGATTTGAAATTAACTGACCTGGCGGTCGGTAATATCAATAAAAGTGCGGAGAAACGATAA